The following are encoded in a window of Caldicellulosiruptor danielii genomic DNA:
- a CDS encoding glycosyltransferase: protein MSEEILNRITRIKRMLRDLIEKGDLDYALEIIRQYEKVVLNDVEILSFKGVIYYAKNELDKAKEIFKKGLLINSTYFDLYFNLGCVFESEGDIQTAIRYFKRALEFSKTEEEKKDVLEKLKVHESIAASINETKIAFFIKAGLDNFIDDIILGLMDDYFVQKIIVTDFKQIDEGMQWADICWFEWCDELVIYGSRHELAREKKLVCRLHSYEAFTDYIFNVNWENIDKIIFVAKHIFEIVNNKLNNAISSKSIVIPNGIDLNKYTFKERQKGFNIAYVGYINYKKGPMLLLQLFKSLYDKDNRYKLYIAGQFQDERYVLYFNQMIKEMGLEEHVIFDGWQKDINSWLEDKNYILSCSITEGHPVAIMEAMAKGIKPVIHNFVGARNIYPIKYLWNTIDEAIEIILRSDYDSVEYRDFISSNYSIEKEISEIKKVIVSLDRMPKKNREMSVVDLVHKVNSLVQNNYSVNNDFTELLTIVITTYNRSHILKEDLENDLKMGRIKKVIVENGSEPNHVNVIKNLNLDKYGIQKIIYLNKNIGPNEGPKIGLEQVETKFVTLLPDDDIILVKDSTEKLDELLRKIGNDNVFLCCRYVMKLIKDKGLIPFYDRYKYNGLYGKDFLINMTKTGEIEMFTNGAILCTYEMKHFLNNYLPEPIFYNCGDYVLLARLFGNKPDKKIIITDKYLYIQRYGNNNTSSLSTMKEQKLYSHLISMLIAAYYCLKNSLLSKDEIIDSLLNRAQLLKNLYGLEISFTNIMVKYIFEKKNVEKFIESIKDIYNLDMGEYIPPEIIKIVNYI, encoded by the coding sequence GTGAGTGAAGAGATTTTAAATAGAATAACAAGGATAAAAAGGATGTTAAGAGATCTTATAGAAAAAGGCGATTTAGATTATGCTTTAGAGATTATCCGTCAATACGAAAAAGTAGTGCTAAATGATGTGGAAATACTTTCTTTTAAAGGTGTTATTTATTATGCGAAAAATGAGTTGGATAAAGCAAAAGAAATTTTCAAGAAAGGTTTATTGATAAATTCCACATATTTTGATTTGTACTTTAATTTAGGGTGTGTTTTTGAATCCGAAGGAGATATACAAACAGCAATAAGATATTTCAAAAGAGCATTGGAGTTTTCAAAGACTGAGGAAGAAAAGAAAGATGTTTTGGAAAAATTAAAGGTTCATGAAAGCATTGCTGCGTCTATTAACGAAACTAAAATAGCTTTCTTTATTAAAGCTGGTTTGGATAATTTTATAGATGACATTATATTAGGGTTAATGGATGATTACTTTGTCCAAAAAATTATTGTAACTGACTTTAAACAAATTGACGAAGGTATGCAATGGGCTGATATTTGTTGGTTTGAATGGTGCGATGAGCTTGTGATATATGGAAGTAGACATGAGCTTGCAAGGGAGAAAAAATTAGTTTGTAGATTACATAGCTATGAAGCATTTACCGATTATATTTTTAATGTTAATTGGGAGAATATTGATAAGATTATATTTGTGGCTAAACATATATTCGAAATTGTAAACAACAAACTTAATAACGCTATATCTTCAAAAAGTATTGTTATTCCAAATGGAATTGATCTTAACAAGTATACTTTTAAAGAAAGACAAAAGGGATTTAACATTGCATATGTGGGTTATATAAACTATAAAAAAGGTCCTATGCTGTTATTGCAACTTTTTAAAAGTTTATATGATAAAGATAACAGATACAAATTATATATTGCTGGACAGTTTCAAGATGAAAGATATGTTTTATATTTTAACCAAATGATAAAAGAAATGGGTTTAGAGGAGCATGTAATATTCGATGGATGGCAAAAAGATATAAATTCATGGTTAGAAGATAAGAATTATATACTAAGCTGTAGTATTACCGAAGGACATCCTGTAGCGATAATGGAAGCAATGGCAAAAGGGATAAAACCAGTGATACATAATTTTGTGGGGGCAAGGAACATCTATCCCATTAAATATTTGTGGAACACTATAGATGAGGCAATAGAAATAATTTTAAGAAGTGATTATGATTCAGTAGAATACAGGGATTTTATAAGTAGCAATTACTCAATAGAAAAAGAAATTAGTGAAATCAAAAAAGTGATTGTAAGTTTAGATAGAATGCCGAAAAAAAATAGAGAAATGAGTGTAGTTGATTTAGTTCATAAAGTAAATAGTCTTGTTCAAAACAATTATTCCGTGAACAATGACTTTACTGAATTATTAACAATAGTTATTACAACCTATAACAGGAGTCATATTTTAAAAGAAGATCTTGAAAATGATTTGAAAATGGGAAGGATAAAAAAAGTAATTGTTGAAAATGGTTCAGAACCTAATCACGTTAATGTTATTAAAAATCTTAATTTAGATAAATATGGAATTCAAAAAATTATTTATTTAAACAAAAATATAGGGCCAAATGAAGGTCCCAAAATTGGGTTAGAACAAGTTGAAACAAAATTTGTTACGCTTTTACCTGATGATGATATTATTTTAGTTAAAGATTCAACAGAGAAACTGGATGAATTATTAAGAAAGATTGGAAACGACAATGTTTTTCTGTGCTGTAGATACGTGATGAAGTTAATAAAGGACAAGGGGCTTATACCTTTTTATGATAGATATAAGTATAATGGTTTATATGGAAAAGATTTTTTAATAAATATGACTAAAACAGGAGAAATTGAAATGTTTACGAACGGAGCTATACTTTGTACGTATGAGATGAAACATTTTCTTAATAATTATCTTCCCGAACCAATATTCTATAATTGTGGTGATTATGTACTATTAGCGAGACTGTTTGGAAATAAACCTGATAAAAAAATAATTATAACCGATAAATATCTTTATATACAGAGATATGGTAACAATAATACCTCATCTTTATCCACAATGAAAGAACAAAAACTTTATTCTCATTTAATTTCAATGTTAATTGCAGCTTATTATTGTTTAAAGAATTCTTTACTTAGTAAAGATGAAATTATAGACTCTTTATTAAATAGGGCGCAGCTATTGAAAAACTTATATGGTTTAGAAATTAGCTTTACAAATATAATGGTAAAGTATATTTTTGAGAAGAAAAACGTTGAAAAGTTTATTGAGAGTATTAAGGATATATATAACTTAGATATGGGTGAATATATACCACCTGAAATTATTAAGATTGTTAATTATATTTAG
- a CDS encoding TPR domain-containing glycosyltransferase, with the protein MLLSICMIVKDEEKNLPRCLDSLKELTENKDVELIIVDTGSTDKTVEIAKRYTEKVYFYEWKDDFSAARNFSISKAQGEWIFIIDADEELRAEDGKILYNFLCSKESKGYNTITILVKNLLDIDNDNFSIVASERLFRNDGTFRYEGFVHNLPKSKGPVKHLDVMLIHYGYISTDNELVERKFKRTSALLKKKLEEDPENIYYLYQLSASYLMHKDYKEALEVAEKAYELMQKRVPFEFRIHFLFLYQHIVKCYIANNEINKAFEVCDEGIKLEPEFIDLYYYRAKINLVKKREDYAIKDFINYLKLLGRFSGLKITKNPSVELFTVGFKDEVYMILAKLYKDKEEYDKALSFACKVRSKTVIDEALQLIIKICFENGKIEDLFDYYQQLRKENNEWLDKIIANIEFNLLERNDERLFLNYSGAFMRDDSLYGTLNKVRFNFIEGQTENAKNILQMFLEKENFDMLPFYYADIIYYSLMIKLGIKNIIEKISNDQWIVFVEYLTKKYFENIEEWMTTLESEIEKFKENINVLLKKLLLYHQVLNVYYEKKIDIPFERVFNSYVKTGIQYIGKIYREEILEKNPEIIRFDNDRFFAFVRLIIREQDLEKRKEYVKKAVGIYPYMADGIKKLIEKSANKVSDSKFLSAEFEMYKNVVKNKIKGLIDQGFLEEAEKLIDEYEKLVGNDPDIYSLRAMIKINKRDFASAISLLKNGLKLYPEDDNLNYNLGYVYELMGDDLKALEQYKKLLNFVKDEEIEGKIVYLQNKLYRNLN; encoded by the coding sequence ATGTTATTAAGTATATGCATGATAGTAAAAGATGAAGAAAAAAATTTACCGAGATGTTTAGACTCTTTAAAAGAATTGACAGAAAATAAAGATGTTGAATTGATTATTGTGGACACTGGTTCAACTGATAAAACAGTTGAAATTGCGAAGAGGTATACAGAGAAGGTTTATTTTTATGAATGGAAAGACGATTTTTCTGCAGCAAGGAATTTTAGTATATCAAAGGCTCAAGGTGAGTGGATATTTATAATTGATGCTGATGAAGAATTGAGAGCAGAAGATGGTAAAATTTTATATAATTTTCTTTGCAGTAAAGAAAGTAAGGGTTATAATACCATTACAATTTTAGTAAAGAATTTACTCGATATTGACAATGATAACTTTTCAATTGTTGCTTCAGAAAGACTTTTTAGAAATGATGGAACATTTCGCTATGAAGGATTTGTACACAACTTACCTAAATCAAAAGGACCTGTAAAACACCTTGATGTTATGTTAATTCATTATGGGTATATCTCTACTGATAATGAATTGGTAGAAAGAAAATTTAAAAGAACTTCTGCTCTTTTAAAAAAGAAATTAGAAGAAGATCCAGAAAATATTTACTATCTTTATCAGCTTTCAGCTTCTTACTTAATGCATAAAGATTATAAAGAAGCTTTAGAAGTTGCTGAAAAAGCCTACGAGCTTATGCAGAAAAGAGTACCTTTTGAGTTTAGAATACATTTTTTGTTTTTGTATCAACATATTGTAAAGTGTTATATAGCAAATAATGAAATAAATAAGGCTTTTGAAGTTTGTGATGAAGGTATTAAATTAGAACCTGAATTTATTGATTTGTATTATTATCGGGCTAAAATTAATTTAGTAAAAAAGAGAGAAGATTATGCAATTAAAGATTTTATTAATTATCTAAAGCTGCTTGGAAGGTTTTCTGGTTTAAAAATTACAAAAAATCCGAGTGTAGAATTGTTTACGGTTGGATTTAAAGATGAGGTTTATATGATTTTAGCCAAGCTTTATAAAGATAAAGAAGAATATGACAAAGCTCTTTCTTTTGCTTGTAAAGTAAGAAGTAAAACTGTGATAGATGAAGCTTTACAGCTTATAATTAAAATTTGCTTTGAAAATGGAAAAATAGAAGATTTATTTGATTACTATCAACAGTTAAGGAAAGAAAACAATGAATGGCTTGACAAAATTATTGCTAATATTGAATTTAATCTTTTAGAAAGAAATGATGAAAGGTTATTTTTAAACTATAGCGGAGCCTTTATGAGAGATGACAGTTTATATGGTACTTTGAACAAAGTACGATTCAATTTTATAGAAGGACAGACTGAAAATGCAAAAAATATACTTCAAATGTTTCTTGAAAAAGAAAATTTTGATATGTTACCATTTTACTATGCAGATATTATATATTATTCATTAATGATAAAGTTGGGGATTAAGAACATAATCGAGAAAATAAGCAATGACCAATGGATTGTTTTTGTGGAATATTTAACAAAAAAATATTTCGAAAATATTGAAGAGTGGATGACTACTCTTGAAAGTGAGATAGAAAAATTCAAAGAGAATATTAATGTTCTTTTAAAGAAATTGTTATTATATCATCAAGTGTTAAATGTTTACTATGAAAAGAAAATTGATATACCTTTTGAAAGAGTTTTTAATAGTTATGTTAAGACTGGAATTCAATATATCGGGAAAATATACAGAGAAGAGATTTTAGAAAAAAATCCGGAAATTATCCGCTTTGATAACGATAGATTTTTTGCATTCGTTCGATTAATAATAAGAGAACAAGATTTAGAAAAGAGAAAAGAATATGTTAAAAAAGCAGTAGGAATATACCCTTATATGGCAGATGGTATAAAAAAACTAATTGAAAAGTCCGCTAACAAAGTGTCTGATTCTAAATTTTTAAGTGCCGAATTTGAAATGTATAAAAATGTTGTGAAAAATAAGATAAAGGGTTTAATTGATCAGGGTTTTTTAGAAGAAGCGGAAAAATTGATAGACGAATACGAGAAATTAGTGGGAAATGATCCAGATATTTATAGTTTGAGAGCAATGATTAAGATAAATAAGAGAGATTTTGCATCTGCGATTTCCCTGCTTAAAAATGGTTTAAAGTTGTATCCTGAAGATGATAATTTAAATTATAATCTGGGTTATGTTTATGAACTTATGGGTGATGACTTGAAAGCTTTAGAACAATATAAAAAGTTGCTTAATTTTGTAAAAGATGAAGAAATAGAAGGAAAAATAGTGTATTTGCAGAATAAATTGTATCGGAATCTAAATTAA
- a CDS encoding flagellin, whose product MRINNNIQALNTYNRLTINNDALSKSLEKLSSGMRINRAGDDAAGLAISEKMRSQIRGLNQAQRNAQDAISLIQTAEGALNEVHSILQRMRELAVQAANDTNTDADRSAIQNEVDQLVSEIDRIANTTEFNTKKLLDGTVVGIKAAVLGSYSINNNSSLKTTDITLLGNAATTIQNHAAVNGAVNIVRIGSGTNPTDFEIRDVFGNVLTGNTTIYFAGSATSIIIGFKTNVLTSSSQFSIKFNNIGNMKVGESITLTLTAYQAAQTDTSKAITTQIGANTGQTMQIGIDSMKGIDLGVIDANGNTIKVNTKYAASAAIAVLDNAISKVSEQRSRLGAYQNRLEHTINNLGTASENLTASESRIRDVDMAKEMMSYTKNNILMQAATAMLAQANQLPQAVLQLLR is encoded by the coding sequence ATGCGTATTAATAACAATATTCAGGCGCTAAATACTTATAACAGGTTGACAATCAACAATGATGCTTTGTCAAAGTCACTTGAAAAACTCTCATCTGGTATGAGAATTAACAGAGCGGGCGATGATGCAGCAGGTTTGGCAATTTCAGAAAAGATGAGAAGCCAGATCAGAGGATTGAACCAAGCTCAGAGAAATGCGCAAGATGCAATTTCTCTTATCCAGACAGCTGAAGGTGCTTTGAATGAAGTGCACTCAATCTTACAGAGAATGAGAGAACTTGCGGTTCAAGCAGCAAATGATACAAACACTGATGCTGACAGAAGTGCTATCCAAAATGAGGTAGATCAGCTTGTAAGTGAAATCGATAGGATAGCTAATACAACAGAGTTTAATACAAAGAAACTTCTTGATGGAACAGTTGTAGGAATTAAGGCTGCGGTTCTGGGTTCTTATTCAATAAACAATAATAGTTCATTAAAAACAACTGATATTACTCTACTTGGGAATGCGGCTACAACAATTCAAAACCATGCAGCAGTTAATGGAGCTGTTAATATTGTAAGGATTGGTAGTGGTACTAATCCTACTGATTTTGAAATTAGAGATGTTTTTGGTAATGTCTTGACAGGAAATACTACTATATATTTTGCAGGTTCTGCAACATCTATTATTATAGGTTTTAAAACTAATGTTCTTACATCTTCTTCGCAATTTAGTATAAAATTTAATAATATTGGAAATATGAAAGTTGGCGAGAGTATTACATTGACATTAACAGCATATCAAGCTGCTCAAACAGATACTTCAAAGGCTATTACAACACAAATTGGTGCGAATACAGGGCAAACAATGCAAATAGGAATTGACAGTATGAAGGGTATTGATTTGGGTGTAATTGATGCGAATGGTAACACTATAAAAGTTAACACAAAATATGCAGCAAGTGCAGCTATAGCTGTTTTGGACAATGCTATATCAAAGGTATCTGAACAGCGTTCACGACTTGGTGCATACCAGAACAGGCTCGAGCATACAATCAACAACTTGGGAACAGCTTCTGAAAACTTAACTGCTTCTGAGTCAAGAATTAGAGATGTTGATATGGCAAAAGAGATGATGTCTTATACAAAGAATAATATCTTAATGCAGGCTGCAACAGCAATGCTTGCACAAGCAAATCAGCTGCCGCAGGCAGTGCTTCAGTTGTTAAGGTAA
- a CDS encoding DEAD/DEAH box helicase: MDNNYLEDLNIKSQLSYTWDMFFGGYGRLKDVQRKVIPKILEGKDVLICSPTASGKTEAACAPLIERLKSRFKVWTILYVCPTRALVNDIYERLYSRLVYFGIEILRKTGDYQTQFKAIPNIIITTPESFDSMMCRARLQNNFGHVLSCVYAIVLDEVHLLYGSSRGEQVRWLIERLRRLKAQAVREKWCEDERIQIVAMSATMKNPEKVLKYFVPNGEIVISHGKREINLVSDEIESIDKTIFKYFCNSDFQNRFKKILIFCNSRNKVDALTAKLRSLLKDSNYQIVSHHGSLVKSEREEVEEIVKKHERVIAISSSTFEIGIDIGSIDLIVLAEPPLDMNSFLQRIGRGNRKSDRIDVILCAEDDAQRLIQKAMLYCAQNGILFSEALGNIFHVVIQQILSYIFQSKEYKRSKDALTSLIKSCLNYYFEDLQVADDIIHNLISNSQLVQTDGDKLTVNREWFEKFANGQIHSTIRFASGMSIYDLEKNKVLATNVQDVQDKKIKIVGKNKSVVDVQGSSILVKNTSDKIDGGLVTYTPYETIFFNMQPYAVRAYLGIEDNECPYIIRDNKVYVFHLGSTQREFFIKLLIRAYNLKAVMEVNSFLVQFEKDNCKTIISFFKNFKNQGIYSLISFIERDIDRIEKDLKIDPLNKLLPLKVRIKEVLRILNIEEEIEILKKVKFYDASNTEIEEHLEKLIF; the protein is encoded by the coding sequence ATGGACAATAACTATTTGGAAGATTTGAATATTAAATCTCAGCTTTCATATACTTGGGATATGTTTTTTGGTGGCTATGGTAGACTAAAGGATGTTCAAAGGAAGGTAATACCCAAAATACTTGAGGGCAAGGATGTTTTAATATGTTCACCTACTGCAAGTGGTAAAACAGAGGCTGCATGTGCACCTTTGATTGAAAGATTAAAGTCAAGGTTCAAGGTCTGGACAATTCTATACGTATGCCCAACAAGAGCACTGGTTAACGATATCTATGAAAGACTTTATTCACGACTTGTGTACTTTGGTATTGAGATATTAAGAAAAACAGGAGATTATCAGACTCAATTTAAAGCCATCCCAAACATTATTATTACAACACCAGAGTCATTTGACAGTATGATGTGCAGAGCAAGACTTCAAAATAACTTTGGACATGTTTTATCCTGTGTCTATGCAATTGTTTTAGATGAGGTACATCTTTTATATGGCAGCTCCAGGGGTGAGCAGGTTAGATGGTTAATTGAAAGGCTAAGAAGACTAAAAGCTCAGGCTGTTAGAGAAAAGTGGTGTGAAGATGAGAGAATACAGATTGTTGCAATGAGTGCAACAATGAAAAATCCTGAAAAAGTGTTAAAATATTTTGTTCCAAATGGTGAGATTGTAATTTCGCATGGTAAAAGAGAAATAAATCTGGTTTCAGATGAGATTGAGTCAATTGATAAAACAATTTTTAAATATTTTTGTAATTCTGATTTTCAAAACAGGTTTAAGAAGATACTGATTTTTTGCAATTCACGAAACAAAGTTGATGCATTAACAGCAAAGCTAAGAAGCTTATTAAAAGATTCAAACTATCAAATTGTATCTCATCATGGTAGTCTTGTGAAGTCTGAAAGAGAAGAAGTTGAAGAGATTGTAAAAAAGCATGAAAGAGTAATAGCCATTTCATCTTCTACGTTTGAAATAGGAATAGATATTGGCTCAATAGATTTGATTGTTTTAGCAGAACCACCACTTGATATGAATAGTTTTTTACAAAGAATTGGACGCGGAAATAGAAAAAGTGATAGAATAGATGTTATTTTATGTGCTGAAGATGATGCTCAGCGCTTGATACAAAAAGCTATGCTTTATTGTGCACAAAATGGAATTCTTTTTAGTGAAGCATTGGGGAATATTTTTCATGTTGTAATCCAGCAAATATTGTCATACATATTTCAGTCAAAAGAATATAAACGAAGCAAAGATGCACTGACAAGCCTTATAAAGTCTTGCCTTAATTATTACTTTGAAGACTTACAAGTAGCTGATGACATAATACATAATTTAATTTCAAATAGCCAGCTTGTCCAAACAGATGGTGATAAATTAACAGTAAATAGAGAGTGGTTTGAAAAGTTTGCAAATGGTCAAATTCACTCAACAATCAGATTTGCAAGTGGTATGTCTATTTATGATTTGGAAAAGAATAAGGTTTTAGCAACAAATGTTCAGGATGTTCAGGATAAAAAGATAAAAATTGTGGGCAAAAACAAATCGGTTGTTGATGTTCAGGGAAGCAGTATACTTGTAAAAAATACATCCGATAAAATAGATGGTGGTCTTGTAACTTATACACCTTATGAAACAATCTTTTTTAATATGCAGCCGTATGCAGTAAGAGCATATCTGGGAATAGAAGATAATGAATGTCCATATATTATTAGAGACAATAAAGTTTATGTTTTTCATTTAGGTTCCACACAGAGGGAGTTTTTCATAAAGTTATTAATAAGGGCTTATAATTTAAAAGCTGTTATGGAAGTTAATTCCTTTTTGGTACAATTTGAAAAGGATAATTGCAAAACTATTATTTCATTTTTCAAAAATTTCAAAAATCAAGGTATTTACTCATTAATTAGCTTTATAGAAAGAGATATTGATAGAATTGAAAAAGATCTCAAAATTGACCCTCTGAACAAGCTTCTTCCTTTGAAGGTCAGAATAAAAGAAGTGTTGAGGATTTTGAACATTGAAGAAGAGATTGAAATACTTAAAAAGGTTAAATTCTATGATGCTTCTAATACTGAAATAGAGGAGCATCTTGAAAAATTGATTTTCTAA
- a CDS encoding BREX system ATP-binding domain-containing protein produces the protein MRKMIKEDKTFIKLRVLESLRFGLVPEYYIDKLTIGFERIEEVTKKILKKCESFLPVGFQVCGEYGCGKSHTLSVMRYIARKEGFITLKAEVDGESISLANPLKLMNVLLLSIQDNGIYSDYPWTSLFLKALLLKNSNFGKLKNFDTIQRYLNVTSALADTNLLEEYSHFVESLFLCSDEVSATDVNKMLANVLRYSGYYDLKLKTPISRKVDERYLDFIETLAGIAILVSAAGYKGLMVTIDEYEVERIKNPSNYKIVQDALRIIGRYLNGNINIPKSPLCIVFAAINQGGEKGDPDITRYISTTHESIFEVSKWADYQKIELLKKLHSLYCETYQLRTEFSLNTGENLTKLIESKLPDNESRQIRSVIKWYLSLMDMKYGPPQKVGDLQNGQ, from the coding sequence ATGAGAAAGATGATTAAAGAAGATAAAACGTTTATAAAATTGAGAGTTTTAGAATCACTCAGATTTGGATTAGTGCCAGAATACTACATAGACAAGCTTACAATAGGTTTTGAGCGTATTGAGGAGGTTACAAAAAAGATATTGAAAAAATGCGAGTCCTTTTTGCCTGTTGGATTTCAGGTTTGTGGTGAATATGGTTGTGGTAAAAGTCATACATTGTCTGTGATGAGATATATAGCAAGAAAGGAAGGTTTTATTACTTTAAAAGCCGAAGTTGATGGAGAGAGTATAAGTCTTGCAAATCCATTGAAGCTAATGAATGTTTTACTGCTGAGTATTCAAGACAATGGTATATATTCAGACTATCCGTGGACAAGTCTTTTTTTGAAGGCATTGCTATTGAAAAATTCAAATTTTGGTAAATTAAAAAATTTTGATACAATTCAAAGATATTTAAATGTTACAAGTGCTTTAGCAGATACTAATTTGTTAGAAGAATATTCACATTTTGTAGAATCGCTATTTTTATGTAGTGATGAAGTAAGTGCAACTGATGTTAATAAAATGCTTGCAAATGTTTTGAGGTATTCTGGCTATTATGATTTAAAATTAAAAACTCCTATCAGTAGAAAAGTTGATGAACGATACCTTGATTTTATTGAAACATTAGCAGGCATTGCCATTTTAGTATCTGCTGCAGGCTACAAAGGACTTATGGTTACGATAGACGAATATGAAGTTGAGAGGATAAAAAATCCAAGTAACTATAAAATAGTTCAGGATGCGTTACGTATAATTGGCAGGTATTTAAATGGTAATATTAACATACCAAAATCACCGCTTTGTATAGTCTTTGCAGCTATTAATCAAGGTGGCGAAAAGGGAGACCCAGACATTACAAGATATATTTCGACCACCCATGAAAGTATCTTTGAAGTAAGTAAATGGGCAGATTATCAAAAAATAGAGCTTTTAAAGAAGCTGCATAGTTTATACTGTGAGACTTATCAGTTGCGGACTGAATTTAGCTTAAACACAGGAGAGAATCTTACAAAGTTAATAGAAAGTAAACTTCCTGACAATGAGAGCAGGCAAATTCGTTCTGTAATAAAATGGTATCTGAGTCTGATGGATATGAAATATGGACCACCTCAAAAAGTAGGTGATTTACAAAATGGACAATAA